One window from the genome of Garra rufa chromosome 1, GarRuf1.0, whole genome shotgun sequence encodes:
- the retsat.2 gene encoding all-trans-retinol 13,14-reductase — MWVAVVVTFLALVAAVLFKYVFGSSGPNPFAIDTREPLKPMVYDRKLKNKVLRQGFLASKVPQDLDAIVVGSGIGGLAIAVLLAKVGKKVLVLEQHDRAGGCCHTFSKQGFEFDIGIHYIGELQDHKPFRCVIDQLTNGQLQWDPLDNPFDKVVLGPPENRRVYPIYSGKKRYMDELKKCFPGEEKAIDEYVRLSKKVANGVWYMVLLKLLPTPLAKFLVHTGLANRLSSFFSYASRSLTDVVNGLTQNKDLRAVMCYIFGTYGKMPKEASFSMHSLLLNHYLNGAWYPKGGASEIAYHMIPIIEKAGGAVLVRAPVNRILLNDAKEAIGVSVMKGQEEVHVHAPIVISDAGIFNTFEHLLPKDVQTMPAIQKQLSMVQHGDGGLSIFIGVEGTKEELDLKADNYFIFPENNLDELLEGYMKGKREESSKKVPLIFVASPSAKDSTWPERSPGKSTVTVVSFANYSWFEEWKDDKVKNRSVDYKDLKEAFINNILEAVYEVFPKIKDRIEYVDAGTPITNQHYIGAPKGEIYGIDHGIPRFDVELNAIIRPQTPIKNLFLTGQDVMLCGFAGALSGALTCGSVILNRNLHLDTFSLAKRVKNGNNKKKE; from the exons ATGTGGGTCGCCGTCGTCGTAACTTTCTTAGCCTTAGTGGCAGCAGTTCTCTTTAAATATGTGTTTGGAAGTTCTGGACCGAATCCTTTTGCCATTGACACACGCGAGCCGCTGAAGCCAATGGTGTACGACCGAAAGCTGAAGAATAAAGTCCTGAGACAAG GTTTTCTGGCCAGTAAGGTCCCTCAGGACTTGGATGCAATTGTGGTTGGCAGTGGGATTGGAGGATTGGCAATAGCTGTCCTGTTGGCTAAAGTGGGTAAaaaggttctggttctggagcaaCATGACCGGGCTGGAGGATGCTGTCACACCTTCTCAAAGCAAGGGTTTGAGTTTGATATTG GTATCCACTATATTGGGGAACTACAGGATCACAAGCCATTTCGCTGTGTGATTGACCAGTTAACCAATGGGCAGCTGCAGTGGGACCCGCTGGATAACCCCTTTGACAAAGTGGTCCTGGGTCCACCAGAAAACCGACGTGTATACCCCATCTACAGTGGAAAAAAACGCTACATGGATGAACTGAAGAAATGTTTCCCAGGGGAGGAAAAGGCCATTGATGAATATGTGAGACTTTCCAAG AAAGTTGCAAATGGCGTGTGGTACATGGTCCTGCTGAAGCTACTCCCGACTCCTCTTGCAAAGTTCCTGGTGCACACAGGCCTGGCCAATCGCCTGTCTTCCTTCTTCAGCTATGCGTCACGCAGCTTGACTGATGTGGTGAACGGGCTCACACAGAATAAAGACCTGAGAGCGGTGATGTGCTACATCTTTGGGACCTACG GTAAAATGCCCAAAGAAGCAAGCTTTTCCATGCACAGTTTGCTTTTGAACCACTATTTGAATGGTGCCTGGTACCCAAAAGGTGGTGCAAGTGAGATCGCCTACCACATGATCCCTATCATTGAGAAAGCAGGAGGTGCAGTGCTTGTTAGAGCACCTGTCAACCGCATACTCCTCAATGATGCTAAAGAGGCTATTG GTGTGAGTGTTATGAAGGGACAGGAGGAGGTGCACGTTCACGCTCCCATAGTGATTTCAGATGCTGGAATCTTCAATACCTTCGAACATCTCCTGCCCAAAGATGTGCAGACTATGCCTG CGATCCAGAAACAGCTGAGTATGGTGCAGCATGGAGATGGTGGTCTCAGTATTTTCATCGGTGTGGAAGGGACAAAAGAGGAGCTGGACCTAAAAGCAGACAATTATTTTATCTTCCCTGAGAACAATTTGGACGAGCT ATTGGAGGGTTACATGAAGGGAAAAAGGGAAGAATCTTCTAAAAAGGTCCCTCTTATTTTCGTGGCCTCACCCTCTGCCAAAGACTCAACCTGGCCAGAAAGAAGTCCAG GTAAATCCACTGTGACTGTTGTTAGCTTTGCCAACTATTCATGGTTTGAAGAGTGGAAAGATGACAAAGTGAAGAACAGAAGCGTAGATTACAAGGACCTGAAGGAGGCATTCATCAATAACATATTAGAGGCAGTTTATGAGGTCTTTCCTAAGATCAAGGACAGG ATTGAATATGTGGATGCAGGCACCCCAATcacaaatcaacattatattggcGCTCCTAAAGGAGAGATCTATGGTATTGATCATGGTATTCCTCGCTTCGATGTTGAACTGAACGCCATCATCAGACCACAGACGCCCATTAAAAACCTCTTCCTCACAG GTCAGGATGTAATGTTGTGTGGGTTTGCTGGAGCGCTGTCAGGAGCACTGACATGTGGTTCTGTCATCCTGAATCGTAATCTTCACCTGGATACCTTTAGTCTGGCTAAGAGAGTCAAGAATGGCAACAACAAGAAGAAAGAATAA
- the cdk21 gene encoding cyclin-dependent kinase 4 has protein sequence MDDSCWESSDYEILAEIGQGAYGKVFKARERSGLQRLIAVKKLNIPEEPGSGIPQFVIREVALLRKIEHFNHPNIVKLLNVSAGWQNQKFDLTLVFEYIDQDLTAFLSRASEKGLAKNKIKDVMRQLLSGLDFLHTNTVIHRDLKPDNVLVSSRGEVKIADFGLARIYTYHVALTPCVVTLWYRAPEVLLQSSYMSSVDMWSAGCIFAELFLLRPLFCGFTEIQQLQKIFEVIGLPGEEDWPIESPVCYSFAWAEKKPTKQLLPSLTHEENDLLSQFLAFNPAHRISACRALAHPFLANCNSEDE, from the exons ATGGATGACAGCTGTTGGGAGAGCTCAGATTATGAAATCTTGGCAGAAATCGGCCAGGGTGCCTACGGGAAAGTGTTCAAAGCCAGAGAGAGGAGCGGGCTGCAGCGTCTCATAGCGGTAAAGAAACTGAACATCCCCGAGGAGCCGGGGTCTGGCATCCCTCAGTTTGTCATCCGAGAAGTGGCCCTTCTGCGAAAAATAGAGCACTTCAACCACCCGAACATAGTCAA GTTGCTGAATGTTTCCGCTGGATGGCAGAACCAAAAGTTTGACCTGACATTGGTGTTCGAGTATATCGATCAGGATCTGACCGCATTTCTCAGCAGAGCATCAGAAAAAGGCCTGGCCAAGAACAAAATCAAG GATGTGATGCGTCAGCTGCTCAGTGGACTTGACTTCCTCCACACAAACACTGTCATTCACCGGGACCTGAAGCCAGACAATGTGCTTGTGAGCAGTCGAGGGGAGGTCAAGATTGCAGACTTCGGTTTAGCCAGGATATATACATACCATGTCGCCCTCACCCCATGT GTTGTGACTCTTTGGTACAGGGCTCCAGAGGTCCTGCTGCAGTCCAGTTACATGTCTTCAGTGGATATGTGGAGTGCTGGCTGCATCTTTGCAGAGCTCTTTCTGTTAAG GCCTTTGTTTTGTGGATTCACAGAGATCCAGCAGCTGCAAAAGATCTTTGA GGTAATTGGATTGCCGGGTGAGGAGGACTGGCCCATAGAAAGCCCTGTCTGCTACAGCTTTGCTTGGGCTGAGAAAAAGCCTACAAAACAACTACTGCCCAGTCTAACCCATGAGGAGAATGACCTGCTGTCT CAATTTTTGGCTTTCAATCCAGCTCATCGCATCTCGGCCTGTAGAGCTTTGGCCCACCCTTTCCTGGCAAACTGCAACAGTGAAGATGAATGA